Proteins encoded together in one Maricaulis maris window:
- a CDS encoding efflux transporter outer membrane subunit, whose protein sequence is MAKRLLVIATALATASCSSLQAFETREFSADGTLPPAPTAWSAGTGEAGAELARDWVASMQDDRLTALIDEAFAGNPTLNQSLARYHGALAAARISGARYLPQLDGSASYQRTEPNVGSGSNSYGLGLSASWETDLWGALRDNARASGLNAEAAAEDLRATQLSIAGLVAKGWFSLIESRLQTELAERDVATRQRSLDLTERRFARGLVRSSDVRTARSALASSEAALASRQRAESASARSLETLLGRYPAATLTPGTDFPSFDALGGLGTPVDLLARRPDVRAAEDRLDAAGLQSQAAAKALIPSLSLRGSSGTGGLDVSDMFDLDTLVSSLTASLVAPIFDGGSLLAQRDQVYANAEGLVASYVATVLTAWQEAENAIHADVILARRVESLRQAYEEAAAAEDLVVREYARGVSTIFELLTAQSRRISAESQYISARRERATNRVDLYLALAGDFSAAQSADPAAQTGE, encoded by the coding sequence GCCGGAGCCGAGCTGGCGCGGGACTGGGTCGCATCCATGCAGGATGACCGCCTGACCGCCCTGATCGACGAGGCCTTCGCCGGCAATCCAACCCTCAACCAGTCACTGGCGCGCTATCATGGTGCCCTGGCCGCGGCCCGTATCAGCGGTGCGCGCTACCTGCCCCAGCTTGACGGCAGCGCCAGCTACCAGCGCACCGAGCCGAATGTCGGCTCGGGCTCGAACAGCTACGGTCTCGGACTTTCCGCGTCCTGGGAAACCGACCTCTGGGGCGCCCTGCGCGACAATGCCCGCGCCAGCGGCCTGAACGCCGAGGCGGCAGCGGAAGACCTTCGCGCCACACAGCTCTCGATCGCCGGCCTGGTCGCCAAGGGATGGTTCTCGCTCATCGAGTCCCGCCTGCAGACCGAGCTCGCCGAGCGCGACGTCGCAACCCGCCAGCGCTCGCTCGACCTGACCGAACGTCGCTTCGCCCGCGGCCTGGTACGCAGTTCCGATGTCCGCACGGCGCGCAGCGCCCTGGCCTCCTCGGAAGCGGCCCTCGCCTCCCGCCAGCGCGCGGAATCGGCCTCGGCCCGCAGCCTCGAGACCCTTCTCGGGCGCTATCCGGCTGCGACCCTGACACCCGGAACCGACTTCCCGAGCTTTGACGCCCTCGGCGGCCTTGGCACGCCGGTCGACCTGCTCGCCCGTCGCCCCGACGTGCGTGCCGCGGAAGACCGCCTCGACGCCGCCGGCCTGCAATCGCAAGCCGCAGCCAAGGCTCTCATCCCGAGCCTGTCCCTGCGCGGATCCTCCGGCACGGGCGGCCTCGACGTCTCGGACATGTTCGACCTGGACACGCTGGTCTCCAGCCTGACCGCCTCGCTCGTCGCCCCGATTTTCGACGGTGGCAGCCTGCTGGCCCAGCGTGACCAGGTCTATGCCAATGCCGAAGGGCTGGTTGCGAGCTATGTCGCGACGGTCCTGACCGCCTGGCAGGAAGCGGAGAACGCCATCCATGCCGACGTTATTCTCGCCCGTCGGGTCGAGAGCCTGCGCCAGGCCTATGAAGAAGCGGCCGCTGCCGAAGACCTTGTGGTCCGCGAGTACGCCCGCGGCGTATCGACCATCTTTGAACTGCTGACCGCCCAGTCGCGGCGGATCAGCGCTGAAAGCCAGTACATCTCGGCACGTCGCGAACGCGCGACCAATCGTGTCGATCTTTACCTCGCCCTCGCCGGCGATTTCTCCGCGGCCCAGTCCGCAGACCCGGCCGCGCAGACAGGAGAATAA